In the Octadecabacter sp. SW4 genome, one interval contains:
- a CDS encoding restriction endonuclease subunit S, whose amino-acid sequence MLDGQPRYDSYKESGVPWLGGVPMHWEIKPLAGLFAVSREKNGKNIVGSMLSVSGYRGIEEKKYESEGQIREDKDLADYRVVRPSQLVVNTMWLNHTGLGVSEIEGHVSPAYRAYNIHPSLIPRYAHHLLRCHSYVQGYTGLMQGIRPNSLQIKDVDFKRMPVLVPDLDTQNRIVRFLDEKTAEIDAAIAKKRRLIELLNEQKAILINRAVTKGLNPDAPMKDSGVDWIGEIPAHWKIVPLMAVAEVIDPNPSHRNPEYVDEGFPFISTQEFIGWDDIEIDTPRRVSEKTVLEQERRCGFRRGSIVFSRKGTIGATRVLPFGVRLGILDSLCVINPKQGVTPEFLVGTLGADYLAAQYGPTVKGAALPQLSVGKVRSLRVILPPDEEQYSIQAELASIKAEHHRLDEVVQSEISTLNEFKQTLIANAVTGKIKI is encoded by the coding sequence ATGCTGGACGGGCAACCCAGATACGACAGCTACAAGGAGAGTGGAGTGCCGTGGCTGGGCGGGGTCCCAATGCATTGGGAGATTAAGCCGCTTGCAGGGCTCTTTGCAGTAAGCCGCGAGAAAAACGGAAAGAACATCGTTGGGTCGATGCTCTCCGTGTCTGGTTACCGTGGTATTGAAGAAAAGAAATATGAGAGCGAAGGCCAGATTCGTGAAGACAAGGATTTAGCCGACTATCGGGTTGTTCGACCAAGCCAATTAGTCGTCAATACGATGTGGCTGAATCATACTGGGTTGGGAGTTTCAGAGATTGAGGGTCATGTCAGTCCAGCCTATCGAGCCTACAATATTCATCCATCACTGATACCTCGATATGCACATCACCTTCTTCGGTGCCACAGCTATGTGCAGGGCTACACCGGTCTCATGCAAGGAATTCGGCCAAACTCCCTGCAAATCAAAGATGTTGATTTCAAGCGCATGCCGGTACTGGTTCCTGACCTCGACACCCAAAACCGGATCGTGCGTTTTCTTGACGAAAAAACCGCCGAGATTGATGCGGCGATTGCCAAAAAGCGGCGGTTGATCGAGCTGCTGAACGAGCAAAAGGCCATCCTGATCAACCGTGCGGTCACCAAGGGCCTGAACCCCGACGCCCCCATGAAAGACAGCGGCGTAGACTGGATCGGCGAGATACCTGCACATTGGAAAATCGTTCCCTTGATGGCTGTAGCTGAAGTGATCGATCCAAATCCTAGCCACCGAAACCCAGAATACGTAGATGAAGGTTTCCCGTTCATCTCAACCCAAGAATTCATTGGTTGGGACGATATAGAAATTGATACTCCACGCCGGGTTTCGGAAAAAACCGTTTTAGAACAAGAGCGTCGTTGTGGTTTCAGAAGAGGGTCAATCGTCTTTTCAAGGAAAGGCACAATTGGAGCAACGCGAGTTCTACCTTTTGGAGTTCGGCTAGGAATTCTCGACTCGCTGTGTGTTATTAACCCAAAGCAAGGGGTTACCCCTGAGTTTCTCGTCGGCACACTCGGTGCTGACTACCTTGCCGCACAATATGGGCCGACTGTTAAGGGTGCGGCACTGCCGCAGTTAAGTGTCGGCAAAGTGCGTTCACTCAGAGTTATTTTGCCACCGGATGAAGAACAATATTCCATCCAAGCAGAACTTGCTTCGATCAAGGCGGAACATCATCGCTTGGATGAAGTTGTTCAATCGGAAATCTCCACCCTCAACGAATTCAAACAAACCCTGATCGCCAATGCGGTCACGGGCAAAATCAAGATTTAA
- a CDS encoding DUF262 domain-containing protein, with product MQDIQGDDKTLEVLLSGSAFGIDYYQREYRWKRKQLQELVDDLYGQFSQTYGPGIPLEKQSKYFLGSIVISKAGDVRNIVDGQQRITTLTLLLIYLNHLQKDHAKKVNKIEQLVYDEDPGGPKFKLDIPERNDCMSALLNGDSYNPEGKSDSVRNLVDRYDDLADIFPTDMEPDALHMFIWWIIRNVKLIEITANDDGDAYTIFETMNDRGLSLTPTDMLKGYLLANIENPGKRLEADKLIKSYLTKFAEHGENTESDFFKAWLRSQYAKKIRERKKEAQNEDFELIGTEYHRWVKNHEGEVGLNSGEDFYQFVIKNMRIFADLYLRLLKASATRKKGLESVKYNADAGFTLQHHIILSAVNVDDDKETALAKMGLVADFIDSWLNVRLWNFKMTSYSHMQYAAFTVIRSVRGKSLTELRNVLHKRLLEEMVEIRFTGNFGLTKTNGKTVQRMLARFTDWLEQQAGEPGRYEDYIVRSGKNAYEVEHILANKFEMFAEEFEDAHAFEEWRNYIGGLLLLPKKVNASLGDYSYEKKLPHYLKANALTHSLHPNFYQNNPGVLNAIKRHGLAFEAHEKFDGDDIEQRSELYSALASLIWSPDRLLAEEV from the coding sequence ATGCAGGATATTCAAGGCGACGACAAAACCCTCGAAGTGCTGCTGTCTGGATCGGCGTTCGGCATCGACTACTATCAGCGGGAATACCGTTGGAAGCGCAAGCAGCTTCAGGAACTTGTCGATGACCTCTACGGCCAGTTTTCACAAACCTACGGCCCCGGCATACCGCTAGAAAAGCAATCGAAATATTTCCTCGGCTCCATCGTCATCAGCAAGGCGGGTGACGTGCGCAATATCGTGGATGGCCAGCAACGTATCACCACCCTTACGCTGCTTTTGATTTACCTGAACCACCTGCAAAAGGACCACGCCAAGAAGGTCAACAAGATCGAACAGTTGGTCTACGACGAGGACCCGGGCGGCCCTAAATTCAAACTCGACATTCCCGAACGCAACGACTGCATGTCAGCGCTGTTGAACGGTGACAGCTACAACCCAGAAGGCAAATCGGATTCCGTCCGAAATCTTGTGGACCGTTACGATGACCTTGCCGACATCTTCCCGACCGATATGGAGCCTGATGCGCTGCACATGTTCATCTGGTGGATCATCCGCAACGTGAAGCTGATCGAGATTACGGCCAATGACGATGGGGACGCATACACGATCTTTGAGACGATGAACGACAGGGGGCTGTCCCTGACCCCGACTGACATGCTCAAAGGTTATTTGCTGGCCAACATCGAGAACCCCGGCAAACGGCTGGAAGCAGACAAGCTGATCAAATCCTATCTGACCAAATTCGCCGAACATGGCGAGAATACAGAGTCGGATTTCTTTAAAGCATGGCTCAGGTCCCAGTACGCCAAAAAAATCAGGGAGCGGAAGAAAGAGGCCCAAAACGAAGACTTCGAGCTGATCGGAACCGAATATCACCGCTGGGTAAAGAACCATGAGGGAGAGGTGGGGCTGAACTCCGGTGAGGACTTCTATCAGTTCGTCATTAAGAACATGCGCATCTTTGCGGACCTTTACCTGCGACTGCTCAAAGCGTCTGCCACCCGCAAAAAGGGGCTGGAGAGCGTCAAATACAACGCAGATGCGGGCTTCACCCTTCAGCACCACATCATCTTGTCGGCAGTAAACGTCGATGACGACAAGGAAACAGCCTTGGCCAAGATGGGTCTGGTCGCTGACTTTATTGACAGCTGGCTGAATGTCCGTCTGTGGAATTTCAAAATGACCAGCTACTCGCACATGCAGTATGCGGCCTTCACCGTTATCCGCAGTGTCCGTGGAAAATCACTTACCGAATTGCGGAACGTGCTGCACAAGCGGCTTTTGGAAGAGATGGTCGAAATCAGGTTTACCGGCAATTTTGGGCTGACAAAAACCAACGGCAAAACAGTTCAACGCATGTTGGCCCGCTTTACCGATTGGCTCGAACAGCAGGCGGGAGAGCCGGGCAGATACGAGGATTACATCGTCAGGTCAGGCAAGAACGCCTACGAGGTCGAACATATCCTTGCCAACAAGTTTGAGATGTTCGCTGAAGAGTTCGAGGACGCCCACGCATTCGAGGAATGGCGCAACTACATCGGCGGGCTGCTCTTGCTGCCCAAAAAGGTGAACGCCAGCTTGGGGGATTACAGCTATGAAAAGAAGCTGCCGCATTACCTCAAAGCCAATGCGCTGACCCACTCATTGCACCCTAATTTTTACCAGAACAATCCCGGTGTGCTGAATGCCATCAAGAGGCACGGGCTGGCATTCGAGGCGCATGAAAAATTTGATGGGGACGATATCGAACAACGTTCCGAACTCTACAGCGCCTTGGCCAGCCTGATCTGGTCACCGGATCGCCTGCTGGCGGAGGAGGTGTGA
- a CDS encoding site-specific integrase produces the protein MALGKQAKTLNKNQISAVQNYLAGRRNALRNQTIFLLSIKAGLRAKEIAKLRWEMTLDADGTISACMSLSDDASKGKSGRKIPLNKDLKAKLSELRQQQIQDGCYSSAGHVIRTERADRTSPQAIVNMFSSWYRDLGLIGCSSHSGRRTFITNAAQKITTVGGSLRDVQYLAGHSSLQTTERYIEYSEKARRSIVDIV, from the coding sequence ATGGCATTAGGCAAGCAGGCAAAGACGTTAAACAAGAACCAGATCAGCGCAGTCCAGAACTATCTGGCGGGTCGGCGAAATGCTCTTCGGAACCAGACCATCTTCTTGCTGTCGATCAAAGCGGGGCTGAGAGCCAAGGAGATCGCCAAACTACGGTGGGAGATGACGCTCGACGCAGATGGAACGATATCGGCCTGTATGAGCCTCTCTGACGATGCTTCAAAGGGTAAGTCGGGTCGAAAAATTCCGCTGAACAAGGATTTGAAGGCTAAGCTGTCAGAACTGCGCCAGCAACAAATTCAGGATGGTTGCTATTCATCGGCAGGCCACGTCATCCGAACAGAACGGGCAGATCGGACAAGCCCCCAAGCCATCGTCAACATGTTCAGCAGCTGGTATCGGGACCTCGGATTGATCGGCTGTTCATCACACAGCGGACGACGAACCTTCATCACCAACGCAGCGCAGAAGATCACAACGGTTGGTGGATCGCTACGGGATGTTCAATATCTCGCAGGGCATTCGTCCTTGCAGACGACCGAGCGGTACATTGAGTACTCCGAGAAGGCACGACGCAGCATCGTCGACATTGTTTGA
- a CDS encoding type I restriction endonuclease subunit R — protein MVSETSEKALEDLIETAFLSGGYIKGNTADFDADLAIDTTQLWAFLEATQSDELDKLRPRQNWQRIVLERLDRKIKKDGVLAVLKKGLNVDDAHLKLLYRLPYNTKTPEVTRLFEANIFSVTRQVYFSTTDSNPSVDMVLFMNGLPIVSMELKQPWKGQNVSHARKQYQSRDPREPLFQFGRSLVHFAVDTDEVFMATKLSGKSTYFLPFNKGDGHGKGNPINPTGHKTAYLWEEVLTRHGLTNIIEHFAKLVEEEDPETGQKKKTLFFPRYHQLDVVRQVLADVRANGVGQRYLIQHSAGSGKSNSITWLGYQLIETYDAAGEQNLFDSVIVVTDRRVLDKQLKDNIRAFSEVKNVVAHAFSSSELKSALENGKKLIITTIQKFPHILDGITDLSDRKFAVIIDEAHSSQSGSAADKMNEAISGGGDEEEPEDLQDKILAAMEARKMGANASFFAFTATPKNTTLERFGRQNSDGKFVPFHLYSMKQAIEEGFILDVLKNYTTYKSYYELQKSVDENPEFNTKKAQSKLRAYVEADPTTIKTKSAIMLEHFESNVVRPKKLKGKAKAMVVTRNIESAIRYYLALRDALRDAGSPYKPLVAFTGKKMIDGVEHTEDTLNGFPGGDIPKKFKTDEYRILVVANKFLTGFDEPMLTTMYVDKKLQHVLAVQALSRLNRCNNKLGKEETFILDFHNTVEDIKDAFDPFYTSTALSEPTDVNVLHDLKDALDDTGIFDWPEVVEFNEKFFASVDADQLSPLLDTVAERFDQVEEAQKPDIKIKAKQFVKIYAQVACIIPFTNANWEMLHWFLKFLIPKLKVKDPDQDEINGLLESVDLTTYGLERVKIGYTIGLDDADSELEPPNPNPRSAHVDPDKDPLDLIIAAFNERYFTGWDATPEEQRVKLVNILKHAMADPAFQDKVVGNPDEQNRRIASEALFEKAMRSERRREIDLYKKYASDDDFKKGMHDALLRMMEHVLRGEAQQNSMR, from the coding sequence ATGGTCAGCGAGACAAGCGAAAAAGCCTTGGAAGACTTGATCGAGACTGCCTTTCTGTCGGGCGGCTACATCAAGGGCAACACCGCTGATTTCGACGCTGATCTTGCCATCGACACGACGCAGCTTTGGGCCTTCCTTGAGGCCACGCAATCGGACGAACTCGACAAGCTGCGCCCCCGCCAGAACTGGCAACGCATCGTGCTGGAACGGCTGGATCGCAAGATCAAGAAAGACGGTGTGCTGGCGGTTCTGAAAAAGGGTCTGAATGTAGATGATGCGCACCTGAAGCTGCTCTACCGTTTGCCCTACAACACCAAAACCCCCGAAGTGACGCGCTTGTTTGAGGCCAATATCTTCTCGGTCACCCGTCAGGTCTATTTCTCGACCACGGACAGCAACCCATCAGTCGATATGGTCCTGTTCATGAACGGCCTACCCATCGTGTCGATGGAGTTGAAACAACCGTGGAAGGGGCAAAACGTCTCTCACGCCCGCAAGCAGTACCAAAGCCGCGACCCCCGCGAACCGCTGTTCCAGTTCGGGCGCAGTCTGGTGCATTTCGCCGTGGATACCGACGAGGTGTTCATGGCCACCAAACTGTCTGGCAAAAGCACCTATTTCCTACCCTTCAACAAGGGCGACGGCCACGGCAAGGGCAACCCGATCAACCCGACGGGCCACAAGACGGCCTATCTTTGGGAAGAAGTGCTGACACGCCACGGCCTGACCAACATCATTGAGCATTTTGCCAAGCTTGTTGAGGAAGAAGACCCAGAGACGGGCCAGAAGAAAAAGACCCTGTTCTTTCCCCGCTATCACCAGTTGGACGTGGTGCGGCAGGTGCTGGCCGATGTCAGGGCCAACGGGGTTGGGCAGAGGTATCTGATCCAACATTCGGCAGGGTCGGGCAAGTCGAACTCGATCACATGGCTCGGGTATCAGCTTATCGAAACCTATGATGCGGCAGGGGAACAGAACCTCTTCGACAGCGTCATTGTCGTCACTGACCGCCGTGTGCTGGACAAGCAGTTGAAGGACAACATTCGGGCGTTTTCCGAAGTGAAGAACGTCGTCGCCCATGCCTTCAGCTCGTCCGAGCTGAAAAGCGCATTGGAGAACGGTAAGAAGCTGATCATCACTACGATTCAGAAGTTCCCCCATATCCTTGATGGCATCACCGATCTGTCTGACCGCAAGTTTGCAGTGATCATCGACGAGGCGCATTCATCCCAATCGGGCAGTGCCGCCGACAAGATGAACGAGGCTATCAGCGGGGGCGGTGACGAGGAAGAACCAGAGGACTTGCAGGACAAAATCCTCGCCGCGATGGAAGCCCGCAAGATGGGGGCTAACGCCTCGTTCTTCGCCTTCACCGCCACACCGAAGAACACGACGCTCGAACGATTTGGCCGTCAGAACAGCGATGGCAAGTTCGTGCCCTTCCATCTGTATTCAATGAAACAGGCAATTGAAGAAGGCTTCATCCTTGATGTGTTGAAGAACTACACGACCTACAAAAGCTATTATGAACTGCAAAAGTCTGTTGATGAAAATCCAGAGTTCAACACTAAGAAGGCCCAAAGCAAGCTGCGGGCCTACGTTGAGGCTGATCCCACGACGATCAAGACAAAATCTGCCATCATGCTTGAACATTTTGAGAGCAACGTCGTGCGGCCCAAGAAGCTGAAGGGCAAAGCCAAAGCCATGGTGGTCACTCGGAACATCGAGTCTGCTATCCGGTACTACCTCGCCTTGAGAGACGCCCTGCGTGATGCTGGGAGTCCATACAAGCCCTTGGTTGCGTTTACGGGCAAGAAGATGATCGATGGTGTGGAGCACACCGAAGACACGCTCAACGGCTTCCCCGGGGGCGACATACCCAAAAAATTCAAGACTGACGAATATCGTATTTTAGTGGTTGCCAACAAATTCCTGACAGGATTTGACGAGCCGATGCTGACCACGATGTATGTGGACAAGAAGCTGCAACATGTTCTGGCTGTACAGGCGTTGTCACGCCTGAACCGTTGCAACAACAAGCTGGGTAAGGAAGAGACATTCATCCTCGATTTCCACAATACTGTGGAAGACATCAAGGATGCGTTCGATCCATTCTATACCTCAACAGCTTTGAGCGAACCAACGGATGTGAACGTGCTGCACGATCTGAAAGACGCGCTGGATGACACTGGCATCTTTGATTGGCCGGAGGTGGTGGAGTTCAACGAAAAGTTCTTCGCCTCTGTCGATGCGGATCAGTTGTCACCACTACTGGACACGGTAGCCGAGCGGTTTGATCAAGTAGAGGAAGCCCAAAAGCCCGACATCAAGATCAAAGCCAAGCAGTTCGTCAAAATCTATGCGCAGGTGGCCTGCATCATCCCGTTCACCAATGCGAATTGGGAGATGCTGCATTGGTTCCTGAAGTTCTTGATCCCCAAACTGAAGGTCAAGGACCCTGATCAAGATGAAATCAACGGCTTGCTGGAAAGCGTCGACCTGACGACCTACGGGCTGGAGCGGGTGAAGATCGGATACACCATTGGCTTGGACGACGCGGACAGTGAGTTGGAACCTCCAAACCCCAACCCGCGCAGTGCGCACGTTGACCCCGACAAGGACCCGCTTGATCTCATCATTGCAGCGTTTAATGAACGGTATTTTACGGGCTGGGATGCCACGCCAGAAGAGCAGCGGGTGAAGCTGGTCAATATCCTGAAACACGCAATGGCGGACCCGGCGTTCCAAGACAAGGTTGTCGGCAATCCGGACGAGCAGAACCGTCGCATCGCCAGTGAAGCCTTGTTTGAAAAAGCTATGCGGAGCGAGCGTCGGCGTGAGATTGATCTCTATAAGAAATATGCGTCCGATGACGACTTCAAGAAGGGCATGCATGATGCCTTGCTGCGAATGATGGAACATGTGCTGCGAGGCGAAGCACAACAAAATTCGATGCGTTAA
- a CDS encoding plasmid replication protein, CyRepA1 family — protein MSSEKLINLSFNPKLVDKAKHTDKAWFREGFQAFEATLDELEETIKLGIAFSYQYRDEKRSAKNFVASDFLAVDFDGGLTISDCLALDLVQNHASLIYTTASHTQANHRFRLVFVLPRTIEDPQELRFAVRALTERLGGDPSATDPARIFFGSKGGWSKQLGSTLSSELLDELILDGRLEVASDSRARTFPVPNRSLAKIKPEQTIVLSDGTTATFGNIAGHKQVHCPFHVDYHPSAFVSGKRDGRYLHCSTCQKTWHSSASRPRRYNFHDFDDFIKAIKSGAFYKGDNELVALERFMEPHGIKPHNISLQDGTYFEGPDMRLESITNGVTFIKSPKGSGKTTFLENLLKPAPDALETEINFADGALQPDPKQEDPSKKVLLIGHRQALIGELCERLGLNCYLDYPESLGANVKAEKKRSYGVCLDSLWRVDQMRYDIVVIDEVEQVLGHFLSSTVGAARNRLFEVFFRLIRMAKHVIVLDADLGWTSFNTIRMLKSLSLEEGQGPEAKEPEWPIQIVLNERKDANRKLHMYESQPHLVAKLKQDILAGKRVFVTSNSKKTVDAIAKTVEALAKQANVDIPHLSITSANSKTESVQGFITNIRDRILDYGVILSSPSLGTGVDISFPNETQEIDCVFGLFEARITNHFEIDQQLARVRNPREVYVWISPQCFNFETEFEVVVDDLLRTELATGIRYGFRWRDRKSIADEDPFLTMAAQTTVKNRASKNNLKANFIRHKLDQGWDIGIVDKDDSLAQDGKQLLKDGRLRSKAEEIKKVTSATVLNHVAFEKLKRRLNFQDSPITESERYDLKRTSFELFYRADASPEMLELDISKTYRLKVLLFEALAQASKGGTEFKKKLPTDKQDDVQRTHVKVIPDRQVGAALLHLILETTPFYQNGQFNPSVTYSHGDLEAFVDLSLHFKKFVEGQFDLNLRKDFKTKPMQHMQQVLNLVGLRQEYICSTKVGSQKIRHYTLDRSALRRMQSIVDARAETAPWPSLDARHGFEYSEEDYDWLYTYT, from the coding sequence TTGTCGTCAGAAAAACTCATCAATTTGTCATTCAACCCGAAACTTGTTGATAAGGCAAAACATACCGACAAAGCTTGGTTCCGCGAGGGGTTTCAAGCATTTGAGGCGACGCTTGATGAGCTAGAAGAAACGATCAAGCTCGGCATTGCCTTCAGCTATCAATACAGGGACGAAAAACGCAGCGCGAAGAACTTCGTTGCGTCTGACTTTCTTGCAGTCGACTTCGATGGCGGGCTAACGATTTCAGACTGCCTTGCACTTGATCTCGTTCAGAACCACGCATCCCTTATCTACACTACGGCATCACACACGCAGGCCAATCATCGGTTCCGCCTTGTGTTTGTGCTCCCCAGAACAATCGAAGACCCGCAAGAATTGCGATTTGCCGTTCGTGCTTTAACGGAACGGCTCGGTGGCGATCCCTCAGCCACTGATCCAGCAAGAATTTTCTTTGGGTCCAAGGGTGGTTGGTCAAAACAGTTGGGGTCAACGCTATCGAGTGAATTGCTTGATGAACTCATTCTGGATGGTCGCCTTGAAGTCGCTAGCGACTCAAGAGCAAGAACGTTCCCGGTGCCGAACCGATCTCTCGCAAAGATTAAGCCGGAACAAACGATCGTACTTTCCGACGGAACGACAGCGACATTCGGGAACATCGCTGGCCACAAGCAGGTTCATTGCCCATTTCACGTGGATTATCATCCAAGTGCTTTCGTTTCTGGAAAACGCGATGGGCGATATCTCCATTGCTCGACTTGCCAGAAAACGTGGCATTCATCAGCGTCTCGCCCTAGACGATACAACTTTCACGACTTTGACGACTTCATTAAAGCCATCAAGTCAGGCGCCTTCTATAAAGGCGATAACGAGCTTGTGGCGCTAGAGAGGTTCATGGAGCCTCACGGCATCAAACCGCACAACATCAGTCTTCAAGACGGCACCTATTTCGAGGGTCCCGACATGAGACTTGAGTCAATCACGAATGGTGTGACGTTTATCAAAAGCCCTAAAGGAAGCGGCAAGACCACATTTCTAGAGAACCTGTTGAAGCCTGCGCCCGATGCTTTGGAGACAGAAATAAATTTTGCAGATGGTGCACTTCAACCTGACCCAAAGCAGGAAGACCCATCAAAAAAAGTGCTGCTGATTGGCCATCGCCAAGCATTGATTGGCGAATTGTGCGAACGTCTTGGGCTGAATTGCTATCTGGACTACCCAGAAAGTCTTGGTGCCAATGTAAAGGCTGAAAAGAAGCGCAGTTATGGTGTCTGTCTTGATAGCCTGTGGCGTGTAGATCAGATGCGGTACGATATCGTTGTGATCGATGAAGTTGAGCAAGTCCTTGGACACTTTCTTTCAAGCACGGTCGGTGCCGCCAGAAACCGATTATTTGAGGTATTTTTCAGACTTATCCGCATGGCAAAACACGTTATTGTCCTTGATGCCGACCTTGGCTGGACGAGCTTCAATACCATACGCATGCTTAAGTCATTGAGCCTTGAAGAGGGGCAAGGGCCGGAAGCGAAGGAACCCGAATGGCCCATTCAAATTGTGCTGAACGAGAGAAAAGATGCCAACCGCAAATTGCACATGTATGAGAGCCAGCCGCACCTCGTTGCAAAACTGAAGCAAGATATTCTGGCGGGCAAGCGCGTATTCGTTACATCAAATTCGAAGAAGACCGTCGATGCGATAGCCAAGACCGTGGAAGCCCTCGCAAAACAGGCAAATGTCGATATTCCACATCTCAGCATCACGTCAGCCAACTCAAAGACTGAAAGCGTTCAGGGCTTTATCACCAACATCCGAGATCGCATTCTAGACTACGGCGTCATCTTGTCTTCGCCGTCGTTGGGGACAGGTGTGGACATCTCATTCCCAAATGAAACGCAGGAAATCGACTGCGTTTTTGGTCTGTTTGAAGCCAGAATAACGAACCATTTTGAGATCGACCAACAGCTTGCGCGGGTGCGCAATCCTAGGGAGGTCTACGTCTGGATCAGCCCGCAATGTTTCAATTTTGAGACTGAGTTCGAGGTTGTTGTAGACGACTTGCTACGGACAGAATTGGCAACTGGAATCCGGTATGGGTTCAGGTGGCGGGACCGTAAGTCAATTGCCGATGAAGACCCTTTTTTGACGATGGCGGCACAAACGACCGTCAAGAACCGTGCATCCAAAAACAATCTGAAGGCGAATTTCATACGCCACAAATTGGATCAAGGCTGGGACATTGGGATAGTCGACAAGGACGACAGTCTAGCGCAAGACGGCAAGCAGCTGCTCAAGGATGGTCGATTGCGAAGCAAAGCTGAAGAAATAAAGAAGGTGACATCAGCTACAGTGCTCAATCATGTTGCGTTTGAGAAACTGAAGCGTCGTTTAAACTTTCAAGATAGCCCAATTACTGAATCCGAGCGTTATGACCTGAAGCGGACTAGTTTTGAGTTGTTCTATCGCGCAGATGCGTCGCCTGAGATGTTGGAGCTCGACATATCAAAGACGTATCGATTAAAAGTACTTTTGTTTGAGGCGCTTGCCCAGGCTTCCAAGGGTGGCACTGAATTCAAGAAAAAACTGCCAACAGATAAGCAGGATGACGTGCAACGAACTCATGTAAAGGTTATTCCTGACCGTCAGGTTGGTGCGGCCCTTCTGCATCTAATTCTAGAAACAACACCGTTCTATCAGAATGGGCAATTCAATCCTAGCGTCACATACTCACACGGCGATCTAGAAGCGTTTGTTGACCTCTCGTTGCATTTCAAGAAATTTGTTGAAGGTCAGTTTGACCTCAACTTACGCAAAGACTTCAAGACGAAGCCAATGCAGCACATGCAGCAAGTCTTGAACTTGGTTGGGCTCAGGCAAGAATACATTTGCAGTACGAAAGTGGGTTCGCAAAAAATCAGACACTACACACTAGACAGATCGGCTCTTCGGAGAATGCAATCAATCGTGGATGCGCGTGCTGAAACAGCACCTTGGCCCTCTCTCGACGCCCGCCACGGATTTGAATACTCCGAGGAAGATTACGATTGGCTGTATACTTACACATAG